The Oncorhynchus mykiss isolate Arlee chromosome 27, USDA_OmykA_1.1, whole genome shotgun sequence sequence tgtcggctcttcctatcattgtgaggCAGAATttaccaagcgttggattgttcacccactaatagggaactgGGTTTAGACCATCGTGAGAccggttagttttaccctactgatgatgtgttgttgcaatagtaatcctgctcagtaagAGAGGAACTGCAGGTTCAGATATTTTATGTATTTGATAGGATGAGGAGCCAATGAtacgaagctaccatctgtgggattatgactgaacccctctaagtcagaatcccccctaaacttAAGGATACCGTAGCACCGCGGATCTTCGGTTGGCTCGGGaaagcctgcctcttttggcaggtgagtagagccgtttgTGACAGGGTTGGGGTGCGGCTGGATGagcttcctcccctctcctaatGCACAGCCACATGTTTACGGGGAagctggtgctaaatcactcgtagaaaacctgattctgggtcagggtttcgtacgtagcagagcagctcactcactgcaatctattgaaagtcagccctcgatccaagcatTTGTcggggacggaaggcgtcttcctccacccatCCTCCTTCTTTTCTtatgggttaccaggtgcatgcAGAAGGGCCAGGGGCCAAACACAGAGTGTGAGAGAGCCATGGCAGGCGGGTAGAAGGCATACGACATTGACATTGGGCTCTGGATAGGTGGGGGGCTAGGTGGTGATCGCCCATCCGTCCGGGCCCGTCCTCTGCTGGGACTGTGAGTCAGGTTGGGACTCACTGTGGAAGTAAAAAGGTCACCAGATGCACGAGGAGGCCTCCCTTAATTAAGGAGGGGGGCACTCAGAGTCCGAGCAGGGACGGCCAGACTCATTGGCTGGGGGCAGCACTCAGGCTGTGGAGGTTGGGGACTTAGTCTCTGAGCGGATAAAAGTGGGcgggtcaccaggtgcacagagCTTGTTTCAGGTTACTAGGTGCACAAGGACGCCTCCATCAAAGTGTGGGGCACTCCGAGTCCAAGCAGGGGCTTGGGGTAGCACTCAGGCCATAGAGTTTGGAGTGGGGACTTAGTCTGTGAGCAGAAAAAAGCGGGTGGGTCACCAGGAGCACAGAGCCTGTTTCGGGTTACCAGGTGCACGTGGTCCCTGACAGCAGGACTTTAGACATTTTTAGTAATTCCAGTGAGTAAGCTATACTCTAAGGCCAAGGGAGGGGGGTGTTGATCAGGTAGGGAGAGTAGGTGTGGAGGCCTGGAGGTCTGTAGTTCcagggagaggcaggcaggcgggcagggaGTGTAGGCCTAGAGGCCAGGAGTCAGAGGTCACATGACATGGGAGCAATTGAAATTTGATCATGTCAAAAATTTATGTAAAATTAAGTGAGATGAAAattgacaaactaaagggtgtgcaatgtgtaggcccactgagtgtacattctgaaccttctttgtcagtaggtcacatgaccaaggagatattgacattttaaatgtagaaAAATTTGAATGTAAAAGTTTGTACTTTGTTCACGCTCCCTAACTAATTCAACTAGGAATACAAAAATGCTGCTCACATTTCATCGTGTTTATTAGCTTTTCAAAGTGAATTAATGACCAAATCGTGAAAAACAATCGTGCAATGTTGCGCgcaatttttccaacatcatgacactAATTTGGAGTCTGTagctcaagtggtttgaaagctaTTGAGGTTTGAAAGCGCGAACTTCAGTCGAATATCCACTTGAAACTAGTTAGACCTCGACTTCTCTGACAGACAAGTTTGTTTACCTAGCGTCACCCTTCTTCCTCGTTATCCAACAGCGCTCTCTTGAGACCATTTTGAGACCTGACGTTAGGGGTGGGTGGGCCAAGAGCCCGGAGTGGCAGAATTAACGGGTTCAGTTGTAGTGTAATCCCAATTGGATGCCATTTAGCATTTACCGTTTGAGCATAGCTTTAAAGTAGGGAGGGCAGCTCCCCTTATCGCTCCATAGTTATGCATTTAACTAGCTGCAATGTATCATTTTCGTTTGCACAGACAGTACACACATTTACAAGTGAATGAAATGTAAACGAAAGCCCATTCAATATATGATGTGACAGTTATAAGTTAGCTATGTACATTGTAAGTACAAATATACTTTTCCTAATTGTATATCTTGTGAATCAGAAAAATACAACATATTTTTCAATGCATATCACGTAAATGTGAATCATGTAAATCTATGCACCAAACCTGCCAATCAGGTTACTGTATAAAAGATATGGGAAGTTGCTAAGACTTTTTATGACGTTAAAACTCCAGTAGCCCAGGCCGAAAAGTATTTGGTAGACAACAGGTAAGTGAGTGATAGAGTGTCATTAAGAAAACGCATAGGCATATCTTTATCCTATCCGAAATAGCTGGCAGAAAGAAAAGCATTGCTTCATCCACTTCATCTAAGGAATGGCAGGGAAATCATTGTAATGTAAACATTATCGGCTGTTTAGCTTATGTAAAAAAGTTTAAACAAACATGGTATTTATTTGAACTACTCtgacaaatataaatataaagaATATTGCAATGTTTTTGTTGTAATTTGGGGAAATTGTTTTGCATTTCTACGGCATGCATACTTTCACTTTCGCTATAGCTCTCGAACGCAATACCAACCTGCACGACGCACGGTCTATCCCCTTTTTTTCTATCGGGAACAGTTAATTtgataataatgtgtgtgtgtgcgtgtgtgataatttgtttatctttctctctttgtgtgtgtgtgtgtgtgtgatcatttgtttatctttctctctttgtgtgtgtgtctgtgtgtgtgtaccttagcCCTCGGTGTCCTTTAGGGCTATGTGTGTCTGTATTACATTTatgatatacccattgattcttgaagaatataacttatagaTGACTCATGCGTTTAGTTCAATTGTCCTACCCATCAAAATATAAACTTGGTTTATTAATTTGTGTGTTAACAATGTTATTTgttaacaaacactgtatagcctcaaaacatggttaaaactataatgttgatatcatggatggtcagtctttgCATCCATAGCTTTGTCCATgagtttgagagtggttacatttcaccagccccatccctcagctgtttaccaaatcaGTGGCGGGCTGTAACCTTGTTATAGTTCGAGCTGCAGATGGCCACTTTAAAGGATGAATAGGAGTGTATAATACATTGTATGCACAATTACAAAGCAGATGCATAAGACTTAGACATCGCTCCAACAATGATTCAATTGTAGCTCTGATGAATTCCTATTTACTTTCACCAGACAAGGTGCTCTCCAATGCATTACATTCATAGACAGTGTGACGAAGCCAGTGATCAAGCAGCTCCTGGACAACCTTTTGGAAGACCGGGTGCTGAACGATGAAGAAACAGACTCAGTGAAGGAGGAGAACAGCACTAAGACAAAGCAGGCACGATGCCTCATTGATATGGTGCGGAAGAAAGGGAGAAAAGCCAGTGAGAAGATGATTGCCCGAGTTCAGGAGAGAGATCCTGGACTTTATGACAAATTGGGTCTGGACCCCAGGCAGCCGGCCAAGATGAGTGAGTGAAACTGATGCACCATTCAGTGAGGTCTGTCACAATCCCAAACTTTTCTTAGACCTGATAAgagttttattttttactttgcaGATACTGTAAATTAAATGTAACATGCTGCGTTTTTCCTGCAGCACCATCATCGCCCCAGTTGTCACAGCAGGAGGTGCGCCAAGTGTCCTCTGTCCTCATCCCCAGCACCAGTGACTTTAAGGAGGGCATTCTTCAGCGGAAGGGTTACGAGGTTTGAGCTCCACTTGGTTGTCAAAGGATAGATCAGTGTACATGTATCGGTTTTCTGAGTGTCCCAAAATAATTAGCTACTGAGTTTATAGTTCTTTTATTAGACCAATGAGCTTGCTAATGAACCCCTGGGGTTACCTGTGGCACAGTTTAGGAAACACAGTCATTTGAGTtacaatacatttaaaacatatatatttaaaaaataagtcTTGGCGTGAAAGTCCTACAGTGTAAACAAACTATCAAAGTTTAAATTTGTAATTTCACAAACTGCAATAACTGTGTAACAATGTGTACCTACACCATTATTACAGAGTGGTTTTAGGACGACTTGTAAATTGGGACCAATTTTCACACATATTTTGATTGAGTTGAATTGTTGCTAGGCTGTATTTCTGTTAAATAACCTTTGCACCTGTCATTGCTTTGCTCGATCAGATTTACCCTCCAATGGATAAGTCTGGTCGGAAGCGTCTGGCCCTGCTCATAAACAACGTGGAGTTTGATGATAAGAGCATGCTGAGACGAGGTGCAGTGAAGGACGAGGAGAACATAGAGAGGCTTCTCAGGGATCTGGGATATGATGTGGTGAAACATAGAAACCTGTCTGGACAGGTACACAGGGGGAGGAAACATCTCCCCTGCCTCCAGAAGAATGTCTACATGTTTCCTTAGTCTATGGTTTGTCTCCCCTATGACTGACTCAGTGTGCTCTTGCAGGAGATGGATGAGGCTGTGAAAGCATTCTCTAAACGTGAGGAGCACTTATTATCGGACAGCGTCTTCGTGGTGATGATGTCTCACGGGGAGCTGGGAGCCATCATGGGTGTCCACTACAAGGAAGGGGACCCTAAACCTGATGTCTTCCCCATCACCAACATCTTCACACACCTGAATACAGATAACTGCAAAGCACTGGTTAACAAACCCAAAGTCATCCTCATTCAGGCCTGCAGGGGAGGTGATCCTTTCATTGAAAAAAAAGAATTGTTTTTCCAAAATGTATGTAAACCTTTTGTACTGACTTTAACTTGAGTAGAATGCCTCCATATTAAAGAGGATTTGCCTGTTATTTCAGGCAATGACGGGTTTGTTTGGGTCAGTGACGCGGTGCCTGGGCCCAGCCATGACCTGGAGTTAGAGAGTGACTCAATCAAGAGGGAACACAACAAAAATGACTTAATCTCCCTCTTGTCCTGTACACCAGGTTAGTGGGTCATATTAACACATTCTCAGGCATTATATTGTTTGTAAATCACTGTGAGTAAACCCTCATTACATTCCCTGCCCTTTCAGATACTAAGTCCTACAGAGATCCAAAGATGGGCACCTTTTTTATCCAACACATCATGGAGACATTCAACACCTATGCCTGTGATGATCATATAGAAGAATTATTCAGGAAGGCAAGTATCTGGAAACAGAACAGTTCACAATGTTCTTTCCTCATTGCGCTGTATGGAATAATTGATCACCTTTGATTTACTTTGAGCCACAATAACATGTTGGTATTTTCTTCCATACAGGTCATGGTTCGCTTTGAAGATTTCCACATGGGAAAAGGCAGACAGATGCCAACCAAAGACCGAGCCACTCTAACAAAGCACTTCTACCTCTTCCCAGGCCTCTGAGTAGTTGTGATGGTTGATGAATTGAACTGTAATCACAATGGAGGAATAAGGGAGGAACATTGTATCAGTTTTTCTGTATGAAACCATACATCACAATAAAGTGTTTGGTGTCACCATTATGTTTTAATGTATACTTATAATTAACCTTTTAACACATTACTTTATCATCAACAAATTCTGTATCATTAGCAAATTAAAATATTATCCTTTAGAGCTAGGTAGTATTTTGTTCcagccctgctctaacacacctgattcagctaatcaaAGTCAAGATCAGCAGCTAaatagtagaatcaggtgtgttagagcagggctgAAACAAAAGTCTATAGGGTAGGCTACCCAGTAGCTTTCCAGGAGAAAGATTGGCCATTCCTGTTTTAACATTTGGAAGATAAGCAAAATAAGTCTGGGTGACAAAAGCACTGTGTGCCAAATTAAAAGATCTCACAGCACTCAAAAACATTTAGATGGGATATGCCTTTGGCTACAAATGAAAAGTAGGTTAATTTTGCCTATCCACTATTGTTAGACAGTGAGCAAGCTTGCCTATGGATTGGTGCTACTATTATTTCGGGAAGGAGATGTAGATTTTTTAATACCATAGATGATGTTTAAACCTATGACTTATCTCCATCATAAAATGTTTTTTCAATGACTAGCAGGTCTATTCAAGCTGAGTTGCTACTCCTGTGTGCTACTTGGTATGAATGAAACTACAGTAGGCTGGTATGGTTACCAGTGGCCAATTTGGAATAACTGCTCGGCACCCAGGCTCTGGAAtgaaggttatatatatatatttttaattatactgaacaaaaatacaaacgcaattaataaagtgttggtcccatttttcatgagatgaaataaaagatcccagaaattttccatacacccaaaaagcatatttctctcaaattttgtgcacaaatttgtttatatccctgttaatcaatcaatcaatcaatcaaatttattttatatagcccttcgtacatcagctgatatctcaaagtgctgtacagaaacccagcctaaaaccccaaacagcaagcaatgcaggtgaagaagcacggtggctaggaaaaactccctagaaaggccaaaacctaggaagaaacctagagaggaaccaggctatgtggggtggccagtcctcttctggctgtgccgggtggagattataacaaaacatggtcaagatgttcaaatgttcataaatgaccagcatggtcgaataataataaggcagaatagttgaaactggagcagcagcacagtcaggtggactggggacagcaaggagtcatcatgtcaggtattcctggggcatggtcctagggctcaggtcctccgagagagagaaagaaagagagaattagagagagcatatgtgggatggccagtcctcttctggctgtgccgggtggagattataacagaacatggccaagatgttcaaatgttcataaatgatcagcatggtcgaataataataaggcagaacagttgaaactggagcagcagcacagccaggtggactggggacagcaaggagtcatcatgtcaggtagtcctggggcatggtcctagggctcaggtcctccgagagagagaaagagagaaggagagaattagagaacgcacacttagattcacacaggacaccgaataggacaggagaagtactccagatataacaaactgaccctagccccccgacacataaactactgcagcataaatactggaggctgagacaggaggggtcaggagacactgtggcccactccgaggacacccccggacagggccaaacaggaaggatataaccccacccactttgccaaagcacagcccccacaccactagagggatatcttcaaccaccaacttaccatcctgagacaaggctgagtatagcccacaaagacctccgccacggcacaacttaagggggggggggggggggggggggggggcgccaacccagacaggatgaccacatcagtgactcaacccactcaggtgacgcacttcctccagggacggcatgagagagccccagtaaagccagtgactcagcccctgtaatagggttagaggcagagaatcccagtggaaagaggggaaccggccaggcagagacagcaagggtggttcgttgctccagagcctttccgttcaccctcccactcctgggccagactacactcaatcatatgacccactgaagagatgagtcttcagtagagacttaaaggttgagaccgagtttgcgtctctgacatgggtaggcagaccgttccataaaaatggagctctataggagaaagccctgcctccagctgtttgcttaaaaattctagggacaattaggaggcctgcgtcttgtgaccgtagcgtacgtgtaggtatgtacggcaggaccaaatcagagagatagataggagcaagcccatgtaatgctttgtaggttagcagtaaaaccttgaaatcagcccttgctttgacaggaagccagtgtagagaggctagcactggagtaatatgatcaaattttttggttctagtcaggattctagcagccgtatttagcactaactgaagtttatttagtgctttatccgggtagccggaaagtagagcattgcagtagtctaacctggaagtgacaaaagcatggattaatttttctgcatcatttttggacagaaagttcctgatttttgcaatgttacgtagatggaaaaaagctgtccttgaaatggtcttgatatgttcttcaaaagagagatcagggtccagagtaacgccgaggtccttcacagttttatttgagacgactgtacaaccattaagattaattgtcagattcaacagaagatctctttgtttcttgggacctagaacaagcatctctgttttgtccgagtttaaaagtagaaagtttgcagccatccacttccttatgtctgaaacacattcttctagcaagggcaattttggggcttcaccatgtttaattgaaatgtacagctgtgtgtcatctgcatagcagtgaaagttaacattatgttttcgaataacatccccaagaggtaaaatatatagtgaaaacaatagtggtcctaaaacggaaccttgaggaacaccgaaatttacagttgatttgtcagaggacagaccattcacagagacaaactgatatctttccgacagataagatctaaaccaggccagaacttgtccgtgtagaccaatttgggtttccaatctctccaaaagaatgtggtgatcgatggtatcaaaagcagcactaaggtctaggagcacgaggacagatgcagagcctcggtccgatgccattaaaatgtaatttaccaccttcacaagtgccgtctcagtgctatgatggggtctaaaaccagactgaagcatttcgtatacattgtttgtcttcaggaaggcagtgagttgttgcgcaacagccttttctaaaatttttgagaggaatggaagattcgatataggccgatagttttttatattttctgggtcaaggtttggctttttcaagagaggctttattactgccacttttagtgagtttggtacacatccggtggatagagagccgtttattatgttcaacatagtagggccaagcacaggaagcagctctttcagtagtttagttggaatagggtccagtatgcagcttgaaggtttagaggccatgattattttcatcattgtgtcaagagatatagtactaaaacacttgagtgtctctcttgatcctaggtcctggcagagttgtgcagactcaggacaactgagctttgaaggaatacgcagatttaaggaagagtccgtaatttgctttctaataatcataatcttttcctcaaagaagttcatgaatttatcactgctaaagtgaaagtcatcctctcttggggaatgctgctttttagttagctttgcgacagtatcaaaaaggaatttcggattgttcttattttcctcaattaagttagaaaaataggatgatcgagcagcagtaagggctcttcggtactgcacagtactgtctttccaagctagtcggaagacttccagtttggtgtggcgccatttccgttccaattttctggaagcttgcttcagagctcgggtattttctgtgtaccagggagctagtttcttatgagaaatgtttttagtttttaggggtgcaactgcatctagggtattgcgcaaggttaagttgagttcctcagttaggtggttaactgatttttgtcctctggcgtccttgggtaggcagaaggagtctggaaggacatcaaggaatctttgtgttgtctgtgaatttatagcacgacttttgatgatccttggttggggtctgagcagattatttgttgcaattgcaaacgtaataaaatggtggtccgatagtccaggattatgaggaaaaacattaagatccacaacatttattccatgggacaaaactaggtccagcgtatgactgtgacagtgagtgggtccagagacatgttggacaaaacccactgagtcgatgatggctccgaaagccttttggagtgggtctgtggacttttccatgtgaatattaaagtcaccaaagattagaatattatccgctatgactacaaggtccgataggaattcagggaactcagtgaggaacgctgtatatggcccaggaggcctgtaaacagtagctataaaaagtgattgagtaggctgcatagatttcatgactagaagctcaaaagacgaaaacgtcatttttttttttgtaaattgaaatttgctatcgtaaatgttagcaacacctccgcctttgcgggatgcacgggggatatggtcactagtgtagccaggaggtgaggcctcatttaacacagtaaattcatcaggcttaagccatgtttcagtcaggccaatcacatcaagattatgatcagtgattagttcattgactataattgcctttgaagtaagggatctaacattaagtagccctattttgagatgtgaggtatcatgatctctttcaataatgacaggaatggaggtggtctttatcctagtgagattgctaaggcgaacaccgccatgtttagttttgcccaacctaggtcgaggcacagacacggtctcaatggtgatagctgagctgactacactgactgtgctagtggcagactccactatgctggcaggctggctaacagcctgctgcctggcctgcaccctatttcattgtggagctagaggagttagagccctgtctatgttggtagataaaatgagagcacccctcc is a genomic window containing:
- the LOC110507087 gene encoding caspase-1, with amino-acid sequence CSSDEFLFTFTRQGALQCITFIDSVTKPVIKQLLDNLLEDRVLNDEETDSVKEENSTKTKQARCLIDMVRKKGRKASEKMIARVQERDPGLYDKLGLDPRQPAKMTPSSPQLSQQEVRQVSSVLIPSTSDFKEGILQRKGYEIYPPMDKSGRKRLALLINNVEFDDKSMLRRGAVKDEENIERLLRDLGYDVVKHRNLSGQEMDEAVKAFSKREEHLLSDSVFVVMMSHGELGAIMGVHYKEGDPKPDVFPITNIFTHLNTDNCKALVNKPKVILIQACRGGNDGFVWVSDAVPGPSHDLELESDSIKREHNKNDLISLLSCTPDTKSYRDPKMGTFFIQHIMETFNTYACDDHIEELFRKVMVRFEDFHMGKGRQMPTKDRATLTKHFYLFPGL